A single region of the Salvia miltiorrhiza cultivar Shanhuang (shh) chromosome 8, IMPLAD_Smil_shh, whole genome shotgun sequence genome encodes:
- the LOC130998803 gene encoding pentatricopeptide repeat-containing protein At1g09900-like: MDEAGRIFQLAKNFGIKPNIISYNSLMNGYCKKGQVDEVSRLTIIPAKRLESDVVSYNIMLEALFREGKCEDGLKLLKEMEALQISPNIKTYNILLDGLCGAHRIADAFSMLHTMKDKSIISNIVTYTILIEGLCDDNKVTQAKDLFDELPSKGMQPDVITYNILIGALCEEGQTVDAKDLMAQMANNGCLPNSVTYNVFVQGLLKRNKTCDAIPLLEEMDARGFTLDKTMFSMSIEPVVKEGRDSVLFDKIKKLVPKDLYSR, from the coding sequence ATGGATGAAGCCGGACGCATTTTCCAATTGGCAAAGAATTTTGGAATCAAGCCCAATATCATAAGCTACAATAGCTTGATGAATGGATATTGCAAAAAGGGGCAAGTCGATGAAGTTTCACGACTTACTATAATTCCCGCAAAAAGGTTAGAAAGCGATGTGGTTTCTTATAACATAATGCTAGAGGCCTTATTTCGAGAAGGCAAATGCGAAGATGGCTTGAAGCTGCTCAAAGAGATGGAAGCTCTTCAAATATCTCCTAATATAAAGACTTACAATATCTTGTTGGATGGTTTGTGCGGAGCTCATCGTATTGCTGATGCATTTTCGATGTTGCATACCATGAAAGATAAAAGCATCATTTCAAACATTGTGACTTATACTATCCTTATTGAGGGATTATGTGATGATAATAAAGTCACACAAGCAAAGGATCTATTTGACGAGCTTCCATCCAAAGGTATGCAGCCCGACGTCATAACATATAATATTCTCATTGGTGCACTTTGCGAGGAAGGGCAGACAGTGGATGCTAAGGATTTAATGGCGCAAATGGCAAACAATGGTTGCTTGCCTAATAGTGTGACGTACAATGTCTTTGTTCAAGGTCTTCTCAAAAGGAACAAGACGTGTGATGCAATTCCACTGTTGGAAGAGATGGATGCAAGGGGTTTCACACTTGACAAAACTATGTTTTCGATGTCGATTGAACCTGTGGTAAAGGAAGGTAGAGATAGTGTTCTATTTGATAAGATTAAGAAACTTGTACCAAAGGACCTCTATTCTAGATAG
- the LOC130999428 gene encoding putative pentatricopeptide repeat-containing protein At1g12700, mitochondrial — translation MRSNHAAMFLARILSNSSSKFSTFAIASPHYQSFLLPSFHFDNASCQMKRRFSAYPRFDFGSIREPDDAVALFREMMRTRPLPYVTVFNKLLSTVVKMQQNTLALRLFDEMLQRDVPINHYTLNIAINCYCRLKRPDFGYAILGSFFKRGYEPDVVTFTTLIKGLLLVGRVPEAAKVLWKLSVYRLCEPNEQTHSTMINGICKAVGSLHALELLCLLEKEKGICKPNVYAYSAVIDSLFKEGKVDDALQLFSSLGDKGISPNVVTYNSIIEGLCNRRRMDEVQDILKKMIADKVCPNVVTCNIFVTAWCKDGKVQEAEHMLVSMKEIDVQPDIFIYTSLINGYCMQGKMDEARRIFRLAVNSGIKPNIVSYNSLMNGYCKKGQVDEVSRLFTIIPSKRLERNVVSYSIMLEALFREGRCEDGLDLFKEMQALGLSPHVKTYNILVHGLCSAHRITEAFSMLHTMEDKCVVPDIVTYTILIEGLCINNKVREAKDLFDELPSKGLLKRNKASDAIPLLEEMYARGFTLDETTFSMLIDPMVREGRDSVLFDKVKKLVPKDLYSR, via the exons CATCGCCTCTCCACATTATCAATCATTTCTTCTACCCAGTTTTCATTTTGATAATGCCAGCTGCCAAATGAAGAGACGCTTCTCCGCCTATCCCAGATTCGATTTTGGATCTATACGTGAGCCCGATGATGCCGTCGCTCTATTCCGGGAGATGATGAGAACGCGGCCGCTCCCTTATGTTACTGTTTTCAATAAATTGTTGAGTACTGTGGTCAAGATGCAACAAAACACTCTTGCCCTTCGTCTGTTCGACGAAATGCTTCAAAGGGATGTACCCATAAATCACTACACATTGAATATCGCGATCAATTGCTATTGCCGACTGAAAAGGCCGGATTTTGGGTATGCGATCTTAGGCAGTTTCTTCAAGCGTGGGTACGAGCCTGATGTTGTAACATTTACCACTCTTATCAAAGGGCTATTGTTGGTTGGAAGGGTCCCAGAGGCAGCTAAAGTGTTGTGGAAGCTGTCGGTCTACCGATTATGCGAGCCCAATGAACAGACGCATAGTACTATGATTAATGGGATATGCAAAGCTGTAGGTAGTCTCCATGCGCTGGAATTGCTCTGCttattggaaaaagaaaagggaatcTGCAAACCCAATGTATATGCTTATAGTGCAGTCATTGATAGTCTATTCAAGGAAGGAAAGGTGGACGATGCTCTCCAACTCTTCTCCTCTTTGGGTGATAAGGGGATTTCACCCAATGTTGTGACATATAATTCAATAATTGAGGGGTTATGCAATAGGAGAAGAATGGACGAGGTTCAAGACATTTTGAAGAAGATGATTGCTGATAAGGTCTGTCCGAATGTGGTGACATGTAATATCTTTGTGACTGCTTGGTGCAAAGATGGAAAGGTGCAAGAGGCCGAACATATGTTGGTATCGATGAAGGAGATTGATGTTCAACCCGACATTTTCATTTACACTTCATTGATAAATGGGTATTGTATGCAAGGAAAAATGGATGAAGCCAGACGCATTTTCCGATTGGCAGTAAATTCTGGAATCAAGCCCAATATCGTAAGCTACAATAGCTTGATGAACGGGTATTGCAAAAAGGGCCAAGTCGATGAAGTTTCACGGCTTTTTACCATAATTCCTTCAAAAAGGCTAGAGCGCAATGTTGTTTCTTATAGTATAATGCTCGAGGCGCTATTTCGTGAAGGCAGATGCGAGGATGGCTTGGATTTGTTCAAAGAGATGCAAGCTCTAGGGTTGTCTCCTCATGTGAAGACTTACAATATCTTGGTGCATGGTCTGTGTAGTGCTCATCGTATCACTGAAGCATTTTCTATGTTGCACACCATGGAAGATAAATGCGTCGTTCCAGACATAGTAACATACACTATTCTCATTGAGGGATTGTGCATTAATAATAAAGTCAGAGAAGCAAAAGATCTGTTCGACGAACTTCCATCCAAAG GTCTTCTCAAAAGGAACAAGGCTAGTGATGCAATTCCACTGTTGGAAGAGATGTATGCAAGGGGTTTCACACTTGACGAAACTACTTTTTCGATGTTGATTGACCCTATGGTAAGGGAAGGTAGAGATAGTGTTCTATTTGATAAGGTTAAGAAACTCGTACCAAAGGATCTCTATTCTAGATAG